The Bubalus kerabau isolate K-KA32 ecotype Philippines breed swamp buffalo chromosome 10, PCC_UOA_SB_1v2, whole genome shotgun sequence sequence GGTAGGCTTGAAACTTGTGCATCGATAaactttttttcatgtgtttgtcctAAGAATCTACTATTGTGTGATGTTACTTTTTAGTATAAAACCTTAACATGGAAACAAATGGATAAATACATTTGCTGTACATTCATGATGTGTTTTTTAATCTTATGAATTTAAGAACAAGGTTACAGCTGTTGTGACTGCAGGCTTCctgttcattttctttatcattcCGCATAACAACACCACACGAGCTAAAACTCTGTAAATGGCTCAATATTAAGCAACATATGTATAACTATATTGTGTATTGGTGGGGCAGAGAGAAAAACTGTGAGATCAAATCATTAGATGccaaaaaaatctgaagaaattcagtggtttttttttttaagctagcaAAAAAAAGGGACCAAATCTAGCAAAAATAGGCATAAATAGAAACTTTCCttacagtaattttttaaaatctcaaaatgaaaaatgagaatcaTATTTAAGCATTATAAGCATTACCAGGAGAGTTGGGAAGACTACTGTGTTCGCACTATCTTATTTAACATTTCATTGTTTAAATTCTAGCttatgcaaaagagaaaaagggtATAAACATTGCAAAGAGATGGTAAAATTATTTTTCGCTAATGGCATAATTCTTTAAGTGCAGATTCCAGAGAatcaactgagagactttcagaaATAATTCAGTAATGTCACTGCTTACAAAAGTAATTCACTAAAATTTAAAAGGCTTTTCCTCGTATATGAACAACCAACCAAGTAGAATGGAAGACCCAATTTACAACCATGAAAAAAAGTTTACCATTTAGAAATCTAACTCACAAAAAATGTATAGgagtcttgatttttaaaaactattgagTGATAATAAATGATAGTGATGGGAACCAGGATGATATACCTTGTTTttcaaatgataatatttttatattttaaatatatcaaatgTCCCCTAAATCTGTAAATTTAATTATGTTTTATCGTTGTGCTGttgggattttttgtttgtttcacaaAGTGACTTAGAAAAAATAAGCATGACAGTAGTCAGGAAAACCTGAAAAAATAGTAATAGTAGGtcataaaatttgtttaaaagtaTAAAGCTGCCCCAATAAGATGGAATGTTATACTGTGGATCAGTAGAATAGTGTTCACAGGACCTTTGGGAAATGATGGAGGCTCTGTGGCCTGGTGGTTTTGGAATCAGACtatacctgggtttgaatctcagtgTTTGTCACTAGCTCTGTGACTTGAAACAAGTGAACTTGCTAAGCTTCCTTTTCTCCAGCTGTAAACTGGGAGTGGTAATAGAATCTGCATCTATTTGTGAGATTATGCACCTAAAGCACTTAGCATGGTAGATAGATTTTTCAGTGTTTGTTATCAGTAGCAGCTATAGAATGTGTTAAAGGTGGCTTGTTGGGTCAGTTAAGAAAAGATAGATTACTCAGTAATTATtgtttgaaagaaaaacagaagatttTTAAACAAGTTAAACTATATAAATACTATTAGAAAGCGTAGATGAATTTTTTTGTGTCATCTAATACCCTTAATGTCttacaaagcattaaaaaaaaaaagatgtactatTAATTAGTAAAATGATCAAATGCAAAAAAAGTACACACTGTGTTATTCTGATTATATGAAATCAAGGAACAAGTGAAAACTAAAAAAGTGATTGCTTTTTTAGGAATTGATTGGGAAATAGCATGAGTAAATTTTATGGAGTAAGGGAAATGTTGTGTATTTTGGATGGTTACAGGGGCATATACAGCTGTCAGAGCTTACTGACCTGAGCACTAATCTGTGCATTTCATTGAAAGTTAATTATACTGGAGTTACAAAAATTGAGGAAAGTGGTCCAAGcatatttacagaaaaagaagTCTAAATGGggtattaaatttaaataatgctCTACTTTCGACTTAATTAATAATCAGATGTAAGTTAAAACAAGATGCCCATCTTTAACCTGTCATTGAAAATGACATATAAATTTAGTAACATCCAGTGGTAAAGAGGAGCTTTAAAAAAAGGTAGTGTAAATTGGGATGGCCTTTTTGAGATGGATTTTAGATGACCTTACCTGTTGACTGTGTATTTCACTTCTAGTGCTTTTTCTTGGTAATAGACTCAAAAAGATAGGTGTTTACAGATGTTCACAGTGTcgtcattttaaaaaaaactcagaatGCAACAGCCTAAATAGCCACCAACTTGAGAGTACAAACTAAATTATGGATCACTTTTATATGCTGTATAGCCAGTAAAAAGGGATGAAGTTTATCAAGGTGTATGAACTATTATGGAGACTTTTCCTACATGAAGAAagtcattttataaattattaagaatccatttaaataaaataatatatgcataattccttaaagaatataaaatataataaactgGTTTTGaaatattccttctttttttgttttgttttggttttgtttttaggaaAATGTCTGATGAATTTTCGGTAAGTTGATGCATTTATTCTTCATAAGTTTTTCAGCTCTTAGAAAAAAAGACATGGTCCTAACTGTGGGCCCTAAGTCTTccaatttaaaagaaatgctttttgtgattcctcaattttttttttttttttttttttttagcatgtgaTTTTGATGGATGATTTGTCTTTATTTAGCTATAATATTCAAAAATGCATTCTgtagtatttatttctttatgaatctttaagtataattttttaaaggcttacttctgttttcttttaacctGATAGTGTTAATTATAGCCAACATTTATTGATAAttatataccaggcactgtgttaagtgCATGGAGTGAGTTATCTCATTTAGGCCTCAGGTTAACCCTAAACTGTTGTTTTgaaaatgaggaaaccaaggctcagagaggttatgtcACTTGTTTGAGGAAAAGCCAGGATTCAGTTCACACTGTGTTGATCAGTTGTATTTAGAAAACTTGACCTTCTCTGAGGAATTTGCATTGTAAAGCTGATATTCAAGGAAACTCCTAAATTTTGTATTAAATGAGGTGGTTTATAAATGGAACAGCTTGGCTTTTGAAGAATTCCTGACCTTATAGCTTGCCATCCTTCATGGGTTGATAATCATGTATGGCATTGCTTGTCCCTGAATAAGATCAATAAGACATGCTTGTTTTGTATTCCAGTTGGCAGATGCGCTACCTGAAAACTCCCCTGCCAAAACCTCTGCTGTGAGCAATACAAAACCCAGCCAACCTCCTCAAGGCTGGCCAGGTTCCAACCCCTGGAATAACCCAAGTGCTCCACCTGCTGTGCCATCTGGACTCCCGCCAAGTGCAACACCCTCCCCCGTGCCTTTTGGACCAACGCCAACAGGGATGTACCCCTCCGTGCCTCCCACCGGACCGCCTCCAGGACCCCCGGCTCCCTTTCCTCCTTCTGGACCCTCATGCCCCCCACCTGGGGGTCCTTATCCAGGCCCTGGCCCCACTGGGCCATATCCTACACCAAATATGCCCTTTCCTGAGCTTCCAAGACCATATGGTGCACCCACAGATCCAGCTGCAGCTGGTCCTTTAGGTCCATGGGGATCCATGTCTTCAGGACCCTGGGCACCAGGAATGGGAGGGCAGTATCCCACCCCCAATATGCCATATCCATCTCCAGGGCCATACcccgctcctcctcctccccaggcaCCAGGGGCGGCCCCACCTGTTCCATGGGGCACCGTGCCACCAGGAGCCTGGGGACCACCAGCGCCGTATCCTGCCCCTGCAGGATCATATCCCACACCAGGACTCTATCCCACTCCCAATAATCCTTTTCAAGTGCCTTCAGGACCTTCTGGTGCTCCACCGATGCCTGGTGGCCCCCATGTGAGTGTTTAATTTGTTATTAACATGCAGTAATAGTCCCATAAGCTGAAAAACTCTCCAGTTTTGGATGGACAATTAGAAAgcttttaaacctttttttaaggggtgtgtatataaaataagtaaatttcaaGCTTCAGACAAATTTAGATAAAGCATTTAAAAGCATGAAAGCATAGGTATTCCtggtattaaaaatacaaaaattcctCAGATATCCCTCAAATAATTCGTAATGTAGTAAGTGGTATCCTCAACAGCATCCTTGAAGTAAACTGAGAGATGTGTTTcattggacctttttttttttttttttttttttaaacttctctcaGTAATGTTTTAATAGCATCAAACCAAAGCACAAAGTTCAATGAAAGTCATCTCTCCCAGTCTGGCTAGATATAGAGGTAGATTTTTAGAGAATCCAGAGCCATGAATGTGTAACATTGCCCATCTTTCATGCAGCTGTCGTGTTTCTCAGCCAGGGTTATATTAGATCCTTTACAGTACTGAGCTCAAGGTTATACCACTCTGCTGCATCGCCAGTTATATGTAATGCTGTGTGCTCTGCTGTCAGCCAAGCTGGAGTAGGGTTGACATCTTAGTTGAGGACCCTGTCTTGGGCATATGACCAAGTAGAAAAGCACCTTGTTTCCCTATGAATTGAGCCAAGTCACATTCTCCATAGgggaaaacaaaatctgtttaTTCTTAAAAGGACTAATCGGATCTCCAACCAAATTAATCACAACCAATTAATCTTAATAAAGTGTCCATGAAACTTTTCATTAGTATAACTttttgccatatatatatatatatggttttaaatattttagtaaagTGTATGCCAGAATAAGTGATGATTTGCTGTTTGGATTTATTAAGCAATAAGTTTAAGTCACAGCAAGGAGTTAATAAACTCCATTTACAAAATCTAgaagtttactttttcttttttctattgcaGTCTTACCATTAAGTTAACAATGGATGAAGAGATGACGCTTTGCTTTTTGAAGTACATAGATATATGCACATGAATGCATATATAAAAATTGCTGTTTCCCTATTCTTAGAGGGCATTCATGAAAGAACAACTCTTGCACCTCTCAGAAGATGTCTGCCTCTTGTGCTTGGATGTATAGTACATCTGATGGATACAATcagataaaaatggaaatggaaatcattcaaatgtgatttttatttggtttttatgGAAAGTTAAAGTAATTACGTATATTGAATAGCTCTTTGCTACAATTTGTTTAAAACAAACTTCAATTTGTTTAAATTATGAAACTAAACACTTATATAATCACTTTTTCCCCTAAATAAACACACTTTGAAAACAATCACATTGTCATAATTTAAACAAATGATGCTTCTCAACATCTTGAGATGTTCTTTCTACAGGATAAATAAACCTGGTCCTTCTGAGGTTATATTTTggatatacattttaaaactgttGGTGATTACTGTCAGATGTTGAGTTCATTTTTATCCTTGAGCTTTTAGTAAAAACTTTTCCTTCGTTTTTAGTTCCattgatatgttttatttttagccaGATGGGTCATACAGCTCTAAAATATGCCCTTTGTGGaagcttgtttctttttaatgcaGGCCGACGTGTAAATGTAAATTATATTCTTAGAGAATTGGTGATCTCTTTGTATTGTTTTAGAATAGATTGAACTGTCTATATTGCTTTGGGAAGAGCTCAAGGAGGAAATAATTCTCTCCTTTGTCTGGAACCTCAAATTGGAGGAGACCCTGGGAACTACTTCATAGTAATAAgtaatttgcattcccacaaaaCACTCTTCTACGGGGCTCTTCCTGTAGTCCCCTTTCCCTCAATTTTTTAGAAGGGGCACATCCCATAATTCCTCCCTGATACTGAAAACTGGCCTACTCTAGGGGTCTATCACAAACACAGAAGTTAGTTTAGAGAACCTCAGTCATACAGACATGACTGTTCTTTGTAGAAGTGTGATCAAAATATGTTAATGTCTTTCAGAGTCTGGTTAAGCTATGTCATTGTGTCTCGCATAGTTTTCCTGGATCTGTTTGTAAAGTGCTTATGGTTAGCAGTTCAGTTCTGTATTTGTTGACAGTAAGACAGGTAAATAGGTAGAAGAATGAGTGCCACCCAAAAATTATTCTCTAGCTCTAACACTGAGCATAATCATAAAGTATAGATCTCTACAATTGAGTTTAAAGTAGTGTGACTGTGTTACTTAAAAATAAGTGTTGTTTGTAACCTTCAGAATAGCTTTTTGGCACCTTAtctttaaatcatatttttagattTGGGATAGAACTGACCATGTTACTTGTCaataacattttgaaattttgaatgTATCCATTAGGTTACTAAAATGTATTTGTGACTTTCTTGACCAATATATGAGAGATTTATGCAGGAGCTCTTACTTTTgcttagaaagaaaatatttggtgGTTTTATCTCTCTTATAGTTAAAATGTCAAGAATGCCAAATGCTGCCAGTTTAATGGTTTGTTAGCTACCTCCTTTTAAGAAAGCAAGATTGTCAACTTTCTAGAGTAACCAACAGTATTTAGGCCTCCCTTGAGTAAATGATAGAGTCAAGCTTTCAGAATTGAAACTAATTTGTTTAGGTATTTTCAGACTGGGGAATGTTAGCTTTTTCATAGTGGCAcaatctttttctttcacttt is a genomic window containing:
- the MAPK1IP1L gene encoding MAPK-interacting and spindle-stabilizing protein-like, with product MSDEFSLADALPENSPAKTSAVSNTKPSQPPQGWPGSNPWNNPSAPPAVPSGLPPSATPSPVPFGPTPTGMYPSVPPTGPPPGPPAPFPPSGPSCPPPGGPYPGPGPTGPYPTPNMPFPELPRPYGAPTDPAAAGPLGPWGSMSSGPWAPGMGGQYPTPNMPYPSPGPYPAPPPPQAPGAAPPVPWGTVPPGAWGPPAPYPAPAGSYPTPGLYPTPNNPFQVPSGPSGAPPMPGGPHSYH